Proteins from a genomic interval of Spea bombifrons isolate aSpeBom1 chromosome 4, aSpeBom1.2.pri, whole genome shotgun sequence:
- the LOC128491681 gene encoding olfactory receptor 472-like — EMNQTKVVEIVLLGFQNPKSLNYFLFVLFLVLYILTLVGNLLIIILVAKFPRLKSPMYFFLTQLSVCDILLTTNISPNLLHVIINGGSTISLAGCITQFYFFCVSEATECFLLTMMSYDRYLAICRPLRYTSIMSFRLCFQLILSSWLLAGIPTFTFAPLVSVLQFCGHVIDHYFCDFAPLLELSCTKHTVIKLADFVSGVPFVAAHVFFIAFTYISILITILKITSSTGRQKAFSTCSSHLIVVCSFYGTLIAVYLAPSKGESFNTNKVLSLLYTALCPFFNPLIYSLRNQDIKSLLSKFIVIHKT, encoded by the coding sequence GAAATGAACCAGACAAAGGTGGTGGAGATTGTGCTGTTGGGTTTTCAGAATCCAAAGAGTTTAAACTATTTTCTATTTGTTCTGTTCCTTGTGCTCTACATCTTGACGTTAGTCGggaacctgctgattattatattggtggcCAAGTTTCCGAGGctgaaatctcccatgtatttcttcctcactcagttatcgGTGTGCGATATCCTTCTCACCACCAATATATCCCCCAACCTGCTCCATGTTATAATTAATGGAGGAAGCACGATATCTTTAGCTGGCTGCATTactcagttttactttttttgtgtctCAGAAGCAACAGAATGTTTCCTTCTCACAATGATGTCCTACGACCGGTATTTGGCCATTTGCCGCCCACTTCGTTACACGTCCATCATGAGTTTTAGGCTCTGTTTCCAACTCATTCTTTCTTCTTGGCTTTTAGCAGGTATACCAACATTTACTTTTGCACCCCTGGTTTCAGTGTTACAGTTCTGTGGTCATGTcattgaccattatttctgtgattttgCTCCTCTTCTAGAGTTGTCTTGTACAAAGCATACTGTTATTAAACTTGCTGACTTTGTCTCAGGCGTCCCATTTGTGGCTGCCCATGTCTTCTTTATTGCTTTTACATACATTTCCATCTTAATCACCATACTAAAAATCACCTCCAGCACCGGGCGGcaaaaagccttctccacctgcagctctcacTTGATTGTAGTGTGTTCCTTCTATGGGACTTTAATAGCGGTTTATTTGGCTCCTTCCAAAGGGGAATcgtttaatacaaataaagtgTTATCTCTTTTATACACAGCGCTTTGTCCATTTTTTAACCCACTTATATACAGTCTTAGGAATCAAGATATTAAATCACTTCTGAGCAAATTTATTGTGATTCATAAAACATGA